The Rhodamnia argentea isolate NSW1041297 chromosome 10, ASM2092103v1, whole genome shotgun sequence sequence TTACTTTATACATTATATGCAGACATAATAACGAAAAGCCTGCTTCTGCATTTTCCAAGTCATCAGCCTCTCATGGACTTGTTTGAAAAATTGAGCAGAAGGAGAAGGAACAACAATCCTGGTTGGCAGGAGGTTGTGGTTGGACGGGAAAAAGATGAATAATTCAGTTCTCTCTCAACTTGGTTACTTTGAAGTTTGAAGAGAGTTATAGGCCCTTAGGAGAGCCTCTGAAGTTGTCGATTTAATGCCACTTCACATAAATTGGTAATgccattaaaatgaaaattattataaatgGCACAGTAGAGTTACAAGAATTATTGTCTGCCACCCAATGCCATCGGCGCAGGCGGCAGCAATTTATATTGATGGATGACTACCTCTGCATGGTAACTGCACAAGGTCCCAAAAAGGGGAAATGCTTCATCCCCAGCTCTCTCTGCTTGTGATTCATCTGTTCTTAAAGATTCTTCCCTGGTGAACATGAACATCATGAGTTCTGCTTATATTACCTtgacatcaattttttttttttttatatctttataACGTTTTTCCTTTTGTATATTTGTCTGGCTGCATTTAGATCTGTCTTTCAGAATTTTTAAAGAGTATTGGAGAAAGATATCCAGCCAACTTTTATATGTGGCAAAGGAAGTTTCTAATTGTCACCACTTTTACAATTTTCAACCACTGAGTTTCTAGATTATTGGTCTGCCTATAAGCTATGTTGATTTTGTTTGCTAAAGCTGGCCAATTAGAGATTTCCCATAAAAATATGCAAGAGCAACTTTCACATTTTTATACATGCAATAGTTCTCACATTTAGTCCTTCGTTAATGTCTATGGTTCTGTAGGCAGCTCGGAACAATGTGCTTCTTGCTGTCCCAGCTCTTCTCTATGCAGTCAACAATTATTTGAAGTTCATCATGCAGGTATGATTCTCTTCAAAAACCTTTGTAGCAAGTGAAAGTATCAACTCTCTCTCCTTGTGTGCTGCATCTGTACATTGTTATCGATTGATGTGTAGTTGTCTACATGCATGTGCCTTTGTTTGCATATTGGATGGTGGAGATGTGCACTTTAGTGTGTGCTTCCAATTATGATCTACATGTTTACATGCATGCATTTGTGGCATGTGCAGAAAGGGACATgctattaatttttcaaaagccaGATAGCTTTCTACCGTTGTCTATTATGCAGAATTGTAGGATAATCAGTTTTTTCGAATCTTCAAAAATTTTCATGGGAATGACAGGTTGATTTGAAGCTTCTAGAATTAGTTCTTTGTAGTGTGAAACTTTATTGACAGTGTTCTTGCCAATTTATAATGTGGCTTGTCTAGGAACAGCAATACTCTGAGGTCAGAATACTTAGTGACAAGAATTCAGATGTTACTGAAACCAGTCATATCTGCTCAAGCCACATAGAAGTAAAGAAAATGTGTTTGATGCAAAGCTTCTatctattttcttctcctttcacaTATTGTCAAAGATCCTCCTTAGCAGGGATGGATTCCGTAAGCAATAAGAAAACCAGACAGCGGCAAATGCTGCTTCTGGTTTACAGATTTGTTAATGAGCTTCTTTAATTGTAAAATCTGAAGTAATTGCTCCTTTTGGAGCCACTGCTTTTCCTGTTGATGTGTTACGACTAACAATAGAATCCATCTTCTGCAGCTATATTTCAATCCTGCAACTGTGAAGATGCTAAGTAATCTCAAGGTATCGTCTTAGTAAGAATTTTCTTTGATTGTTTCTCATTTAGGTAATGTCCGTCTCACTGTATTGGGCTTATATTGGTGTTCTCCTTTAGTGTTATAGTGGTAATTTCTGGCAACTTTTTCTTAATGTTTCCTggccatatttttcttttaaatatgtTGTAGTGATTGTCCCgcttttttcttaaaaacacCGAGCAACTTTTGAAAGTCGTCCTTGTTCATTGACCttttttcatgcaaaatattcctttcccttttcttaatAATGTAGCGGAGAATGCTTGCCATGGTGAATGTAATGCTTTACCTTTCATTTTAAAGCAATTGCTGGGCTTCCCATGTTTTAAGATGCTCTTTTCACGCTAAGATGCCTTTAAGTTCTACTTAACCCTCTCCCACTCTCCAAAAGTCAGGATTGTTCTTGGAAGACCTCATGGGATACCATCTTCCCAAACAAGAGATGCTTGATCTTTTAATACACTTGAAATTGTCCCCCTTCTTGCTCAGTTTTTTTATAACCCAAGAATTAGACTTCTTTACCATGGCATATGGTTGTTTACTGTTGATATGTTATCTGGCATGTTCATTGTGGATATGAACTATCATATCGGCAGTCATCAAATTTTCCTGGTTAGACTGGTGTTTAAGCTGGAAAGCCACATTGAGTACTATCCCTGATGAAATGTCTCGTGCAGGTTTTGGTGATTGCTGTTTTGTTAAAGATTGTCATGAAACGTCGGTTCTCTGTAATTCAGGTCAGTTTCTcctctattttctttcttgcattTTCACGTTGATTAAAACAAGTACAGATTTCTGTGATACTTTTCTTCTAGGCTACACCTTTGGCTCTGCTTATAATTGCTGGTGCAGAACTGATTATTTCTCTTTGACAGTGGGAGGCTCTTGCCTTGTTGCTCATTGGCATCAGTGTGAATCAGCTGCGGTCTTTGCCAGAAGGGACTACAGCTCTAGGTCTTCCAGTTGCAGCGGGTGCATACATCTATACATTGATCTTTGTGAGTGATCTTTCTTGCCTTTTTAGAAATGATAGCTATCCCTTCACAGATATTGCATTGCCAATTGCTTAGCAAATAGTGAAATGAGTTTGAGGAACTCTTTTTGGATGATATCAATTTGAAACCAATTTTGGCTATGTTTCTCTTTGTGTCTTGGGTTTGTGTGcaattgttattatttctttcttccgGGTATGGTGGGGAATGGACTGGAGTTATGAATCAAGCGTGGAACCAATTAGTCCTTCATATGAGTTGATCATCTTTAAGCAAAACCTTCTTTATCTGTCACGCTTACTCTATGGATAAATTTGCAGGTTACGGTGCCATCTATGGCCTCTGTCTTCAATGAGTATGCACTAAAGAGCCAATATGACACAAGCATCTACCTTCAGGTAAGATTTCGGTCAGTTCAATTCGTCAGCATCTTGAGCTTTCTCCCTAGTTTGTTGACTTTAGGATGCACATAGGTTGCTAAGCTTTTCAAGGAATATTCATGACAGGTGTTGTCTATGTAATGCAAGGAATATAgcagaaggtttttttttttttgggtcaaatagcAGAAAGTTGAACTGCTTCCTTTTGTATCTCTTGAATCGATCAGGAGGCCCAATACTTTTGGATCCTGTTAATTTTTACTTATAACTGGATTATTTTCCAAGAAAGATATGGCTGCAATCATTCCAATAGCCGCACATTTTATTTATTAGTAGAAAGTTAAAAATGGCAATATTAAGCTGTATTTCCGAACGAGAATTTCTTACAATTAAACTAGAAAGGATGGTGAAGTTGTAACACTGAGGAATACTATATCTAGAATGTTTTGAAATTGTGAACTAAAGAAGTACCTAGTGGGTTTGGAAATCAGAATTTAAAATTGCAGAGGGAATGCTATCACATTGGTATTCAGAAACATCTTAAATGGAAAGCATTTCTATATGCTCATTGTTATATTGCTTTACAATGAGACTTGGAGCACATACCTTTAGTaatctcaatttcttttcttcttttgttaagCACTTATATTGCCGTTTGGATTGCAGAATTTGTTTTTATATGGGTATGGTGCTATATTCAACCTTCTAGGAATCGTTGGAATGGCACTTGTTAAAGGTATGGAAATCACACAGTTGGCTATGATTCCTGCAGGCCACCAGGCATGTGGGGTGGCCtggcattttttttcttcttttatttttatttttttggggttgtggGGGTGGTttcttttggggggggaggAAGGATCCGACCTTgggaaatgccaaaaaaaaaaaaaagcatggtaGATACTTCTGCATGAAGCTATCCCCTCCCCTTAATTGAACACTATGAGCACTCTATTCCACGTATTTGCAAGATAAACTTTTTACTTCTGGCTGTACAGTACATCTAATAGAATACTGAACtttaaagatatatttttttatatttgcatTTCTTTTGGTTAAGATTTCCTCCTTTAGGCTATGGAGATTTTCTGCTCTGAGATAACCAATCTGAATTGTAAGAAAATGCATACAATGATCATTTTTGTTTGTCGCTCTCAGGTCCGGGCAACTTCGATATTCTACAAGGACTTTCGAAAGCTACCATGCTTCTGATATGTAACAATGCGGCCCAAGGAATTTTatcctcctttttcttcaaatatgCAGGTTGGACTGTATGTATGATCCATTGAGTTTGTAGCTGTGCTCTTAATCTATCAGTTCGACAGCTGGAGACCTCCTGTTTAATGGAACTAAGTAATTTGTCATATGCTTTCTGTCTTTTAGATGGCTTAACATCTCTAACATATATATATTGGGGGCCATTCCAGATACAATCTTGAAGAAGTACTCGTCAACTGTCGCCACAATCTTTACAGGCATAGCATCTGCAGCTTTGTTTGGTCACAGTTTAACGATAAACTTTATGTTGGGAATTTCCATTGTTTTTATCTCAATGCACCAGGTAAGCGGAGAATTGTTCCATGGGTTTTTTGGTTAAATAGCGATCTTATATTTGCACCTTCTTTCCTTCACTTGTCTTATGCTTTTAATTGTGCAGTTCTTTTCACCCCTATCAAAAGTCAAAGATGAACAGCAGAATGGGGTGCTGGAGTTGGTAGAACCGGAGGATAACCAAAGGTATGCCTTTACAATTATTTCGGTACTCTTACATGCCTAGAGGATAGGATCTAATGTTACCAGTCGCTGAGAACTTGAACTTTAGCGAATTTCTAAGTAGGTTTAATTAGGACCTGGCAGAAGTCAAAGCGTTTGCCCAGATCACTAGGATCATTGGTTgtttaagaaaattgaatttatgAAGAAGCACACAAATTTTGTGCTAATAAATGTCTTAGCCAAGTGTAGTTGCTCCTGTGAAATAATGATGGAAGCTCTCTTCTATTACTTAGCTGGATCTTTGGGTTGACTTTGTTGATCATCTTCCAGGTCGAGGGATTCTTTTGTAAATATGGCAGCAGGAGCTAATGATGAGGTGTGAAATTCTTCATTCTTTATGCACCGATTTTGATCTTTCTACACTTTTGTCATGTCACTGATGCTCGTCCCTGTTGATTTGCCCTACTCTCAGGCTACCCATAGAGTTGGATCTGATGACAGGCAACCACTTCTTCCTAGATGAAGTTATTTCAGGTATTATATGTCTCTCCACCTCGATTACACTTGTATCTTCTATATATCTTGGCCAGTCATCCGTGAAATAAATGTCCTGCGATGGAGTGTGTGAGACTAAATGTGCCGAGTAACATTTACCTTTAGCTGAGTTGGGAACTTTGGAAGAATCCATCAGTTCTTTCGTCCGTGATTCTCTTGTTCTATATGATATCGGCGCTTGTATGTGAGACGCATCAAGATGATATGAGACTGGCTGCTGCACTTGAACATTTTTTCAGCTTGGAAGTAGTTACTCCAGTAATCTCGTGTGTTTTTTGGCATCATAAATGTTGTAATGTGATGCAGCTTAAGTTTTTCATTTCTGGTAGTGCAAAGCTGTAGCCCTTTTGCTTTTCCCCCCTTTGAGGAAACTGATTAAAAGCATTCTTCTGGCAGGAGTGATTGGTGGGTACAGAATTAGCCATTTcttacagaaaaataaaatatagagAAATCGTTCCACTTCTTTGGATCCTTTTTGCTGGTCATGATGAAGAGGCTCTCGGAAAGCCACACTGATGCCAAGCAGGGGGAGTGGATGAGTTAGGAGTGGACTGAGCAGGCTCTACATCAAGCGACAAGCTTCGTGAAACCTTCATCTTAGACCAGCCGAGAGAGGAGTTttgccccttttctttttccttcttgctgTATGCGCGATTCTTTCTAGAATTTTATAGTCACGTTCGAGTATTGTTCGATACCGACAAATGCTCCCAGGATACCTTGTATTAGGGAAATGAATTATGCTAGAACTATATGAGAATGAAACACTGCTCGGTCAATGCACTTGTCAGTATCAAAAAGACTGTAACTTGTACATTCGACCGACTTCTAAAATGCAGAAATATAGCAAGAAGCAAGATTTATGGAGTGGCCTTGCTTATGTCTTCCCATTCTTCCTCGCAATATCTTAACGGTTTAAGCTTCTAGAAAATCTAATGGAGAGGCCGGGTCAGCACAGAGGTCCTTTTCGTTTGCTGAAGTGTTGGTTGTGTTGAAACTCTTATGTTTTGCTTGTAACCGTGGGCTGTGGAGCTCATATTTAGAAGCTGATGCTGACAAATATTATTGAGTTCTGGTAACTGGTTGAGGGGGAAAACAGGATGGCAAGCTCATGAATTAATGTTGAAGCAGTTCAATTTTGTGCTTTTCATGCTTCTGAGTATAATTTGCTCCGGCAAGCCAATAGGCGGTTCCACCGTGAACTTTACGATTTAGTAGTGAAGatcttaacaaaaaaatatgaacgTAACGATTTAGGAGTGAAGATCTTAACAAAAACAAGTATGGAAAGCTATTCGGTTGCATTTGAAATGGTAAGGTCCAACATCAGCGACATGGGCTTGTGAGCAGGTTTTCGTAATCGTCTTCGGTAATCATGTGGGAAGGCAGCTGAATACGagattttaaaattaaatacaTTCGAAGATTGtcttttcaattattattatttttttcgatttatccAAGATAAACTCCTGTtcagggagaaaaaaaaaagttcgagacaTAATCGAGATCATTTCTAATACCATGATTTAAACAAAGTTGTATGGTGGAATTTACCAAAGGTTGTCTCAACTCTACTCAAGATCAAGACTTTGGATTTGCTAGGCATTGGGTTGGCTGGATTCGGCTTTTTCTCCTCCAAGAGCTCTGGAGTCTCTTcgctttcttcttttgtctcaTCTCATCTCATTCATTCCCGCAAAATTCAATGACCTCtcttcactccctctctctcctcttcctctctccctcctcctcctcctcctcctcctcctcttctccttcttgctctCTACtcaaccaccgccgccgccaccacctaACTACTCGCCACCGCCAATGGCCTCCGCGGCTGCGCAGCCGCCCCATcgctcctccccctccccctcctcctcgtCTCTTCTCCGTCTCCTGCTCCAAGAAGACGAGGCGCCACCTTCGCCGCCGCCGGAGGCACGTCCTCGCCAACCCCGACACTGCCGATGCCAAGTCCTCCAAGCTCGTCGCCTGCGACGAGCACAGCGTCGAGCTCACCATCGACTTTACTAGCTGGTCCGCCCGAGCCAAATCCGGCTTCGGTCCTCTCGTCTCCGCCGGCAGAGACGCGTACGCGGACCTGAGTACGCTCGTCACGTTGGACGATAGTAATAGAATGGTGATATCCTGCCGAAGGTCGACCATCCAGTTTGTCGGGAGTGTGGTGGCTTTGAGCTTTGTGGTCGTTTTCGCGCTCAAGGTCGTGGTTCA is a genomic window containing:
- the LOC115739109 gene encoding CMP-sialic acid transporter 3 produces the protein MKNGILECSVCHSRLVSPTSKTVSRAYDRHKSTVSSKQRALNVLLVVGDCILVGLQPILVYMSKVDGKFNFNPISVNFLTEAAKVLFAVVMLLFQARHQKVGEKPLLSVSTFVQAARNNVLLAVPALLYAVNNYLKFIMQLYFNPATVKMLSNLKVLVIAVLLKIVMKRRFSVIQWEALALLLIGISVNQLRSLPEGTTALGLPVAAGAYIYTLIFVTVPSMASVFNEYALKSQYDTSIYLQNLFLYGYGAIFNLLGIVGMALVKGPGNFDILQGLSKATMLLICNNAAQGILSSFFFKYADTILKKYSSTVATIFTGIASAALFGHSLTINFMLGISIVFISMHQFFSPLSKVKDEQQNGVLELVEPEDNQRSRDSFVNMAAGANDEATHRVGSDDRQPLLPR